From Orcinus orca chromosome 3, mOrcOrc1.1, whole genome shotgun sequence, a single genomic window includes:
- the SPPL2B gene encoding signal peptide peptidase-like 2B isoform X1 produces the protein MRQRGQLSWSPRIIKEVACEYGMVHVVSETGGSKGKDYCILYNPQWAHLPLDLSKASLLQVRDWTTSVLCSPADLPAKGFSNQIPLVARGNCTFYEKVRLAQGSGARGLLIISKETLVPPGGNKTQYDEIGIPVALLSYKDMLDIFETFGRVVRAALYAPKEPMLDYNMVIIFIMAVGTVALGGYWAGSRDVRKRYMKHKRDDGPEKHEDEAVDVTPVMICVFVVMCCSMLVLLYHFYDQLVYVIIGIFCLASSTGLYSCLSPLLQRLPFCRCRVPDNSLPYFHKRPQVRMLLLALLCVAVSVVWGVFRNEDQWAWILQDALGIAFCLYTLKTIRLPTFKACTLLLLVLFIYDVFFVFITPFLTKSGNSIMVEVATGPSDSATHEKLPMVLKVPRLNASPLALCDRPFSLLGFGDILVPGLLVAYCHRFDIQVQSSRVYFVACTIEGPTSVAVGASLCRRPAAPGGLRRSPLPAASRPRSGPVPSARGAAPRVVRARGERGRRAPPEARESGRPRPRPLGLGEGADSAPAPRDWTRAAPNLVLWPGRCARPAPARPHPGPQPCSELAWLPSPRPAEANPARAPLPAAVVPREGRGRHFRRWPRTRPVWCLPCCCFPSGPGRERAGLWLLVEGRLCSAGPPGVWTGRHRSLGGPW, from the exons GTGGCCTGTGAGTACGGCATGGTACACGTGGTGTCCGAGACTGGGGGCTCCAAAGGCAAAGACTACTGCATCCTCTACAACCCGCAGTGGGCCCACCTGCCGCTCGACCTCAGCAAAGCA TCTCTTCTGCAGGTGCGGGACTGGACGACCTCCGTGCTCTGCTCTCCGGCCGACCTCCCTGCCAAAGGCTTCAGTAACCAGATCCCCCTGGTGGCGCGGGGGAACTGCACCTTCTACGAGAAAGTGCGGCTGGCCCAGGGCAGCGGGGCGCGCGGGCTGCTCATCATCAGCAAGGAGACGCTG gtCCCCCCAGGAGGCAACAAGACGCAGTACGACGAGATCGGCATTCCCGTGGCCCTGCTCAGCTACAAAGACATGCTGGACATTTTCGAG ACTTTCGGCCGGGTGGTACGGGCAGCACTGTACGCCCCCAAGGAGCCCATGCTGGACTATAACATggtcatcatcttcatcatggCTGTGGGCACCGTTGCCCTCGGGGGCTACTGGGCCGGGAGCCGGGACGTGAGGAA GAGGTACATGAAACACAAGCGGGACGACGGGCCCGAGAAGCACGAGGACGAGGCTGTGGACGTGACGCCCGTCATGATCTGCGTGTTTGTGGTCATGTGCTGCTCCATGCTGGTGCTGCTCTACCACTTCTACGACCAGCTCG TCTACGTCATCATCGGCATCTTCTGCCTGGCCTCCTCCACGGGCCTCTACAGCTGCCTGTCGCCGCTCCTCCAGAGGCTGCCGTTCTGCAGATGCAG GGTCCCTGACAACAGCCTGCCCTACTTCCACAAGCGCCCTCAGGTCCGCATGCTGCTCCTGGCGCTGCTGTGCGTGGCCGTCAGTGTGGTGTGGGGCGTCTTCCGGAACGAGGACCA GTGGGCTTGGATCCTTCAGGACGCGCTGGGCATTGCCTTCTGCCTCTACACCTTGAAAACCATCCGCCTCCCCACGTTCAAG GCCTGcacgctgctgctgctggtgctgTTCATCTACGACGTGTTCTTCGTGTTCATCACGCCCTTCCTGACCAAG AGTGGGAACAGCATCATGGTGGAGGTGGCAACCGGGCCGTCAGACTCGGCCACCCACGAGAAG ctccccatGGTGCTGAAGGTGCCCAGACTCAACGCCTCGCCGCTGGCCCTGTGTGACCGGcccttctccctcctgggcttcGGGGACATCCTGGTCCCAG GGCTGCTCGTGGCCTACTGCCACCGCTTCGACATCCAGGTGCAGTCCTCCAGGGTCTACTTCGTGGCCTGCACCATCG aaGGACCTACCTCAGTCGCCGTGGGCGCCAGCCTCTGCCGACGGCCCGCAGCCCCAGGCGGACTCCGACGCAgccccctcccagcagcctcccgGCCAAGAAGCGGCCCCGTCCCCTCCGCCCGCGGAGCAGCCCCCAGAGTCGTCCGCGCCCGAGGAGAGCGGGGCCGGCGCGCCCCCCCAGAAGCCCGAGAGTCCGGCAGGCCTCGCCCCCGGCCCCTCGGCCTAGGGGAGGGCGCAGACTCGGCCCCCGCGCCCAGGGACTGGACCCGCGCGGCCCCCaacttggtgctctggcctggccGATGCGCACGTCCTGCTCCAGCCCGGCCACACCCCGGACCCCAGCCCTGCTCCGAGCTCGCGTGGCTGCCAAGCCCCCGGCCGGCTGAGGCCAACCCCGCGCGCGCCCCGCTTCCTGCGGCGGTGGTGCCCCGGGAAGGGCGGGGCCGTCACTTCCGCCGTTGGCCGCGGACACGCCCAGTTTGGTGCTTGCCCTGCTGCTGCTTCCCTTCGGGTCCGGGCCGGGAGAGGGCGGGTCTCTGGCTCCTGGTGGAGGGGCGCCTTTGCTCAGCAGGGCCCCCAGGGGTTTGGACTGGACGCCACCGCAGCCTTGGGGGCCCGTGGTGA
- the SPPL2B gene encoding signal peptide peptidase-like 2B isoform X3: MAAAAAAAAAALARLAAAFLLLAAQVACEYGMVHVVSETGGSKGKDYCILYNPQWAHLPLDLSKASLLQVRDWTTSVLCSPADLPAKGFSNQIPLVARGNCTFYEKVRLAQGSGARGLLIISKETLVPPGGNKTQYDEIGIPVALLSYKDMLDIFETFGRVVRAALYAPKEPMLDYNMVIIFIMAVGTVALGGYWAGSRDVRKRYMKHKRDDGPEKHEDEAVDVTPVMICVFVVMCCSMLVLLYHFYDQLVYVIIGIFCLASSTGLYSCLSPLLQRLPFCRCRVPDNSLPYFHKRPQVRMLLLALLCVAVSVVWGVFRNEDQWAWILQDALGIAFCLYTLKTIRLPTFKACTLLLLVLFIYDVFFVFITPFLTKSGNSIMVEVATGPSDSATHEKLPMVLKVPRLNASPLALCDRPFSLLGFGDILVPGLLVAYCHRFDIQVQSSRVYFVACTIEGPTSVAVGASLCRRPAAPGGLRRSPLPAASRPRSGPVPSARGAAPRVVRARGERGRRAPPEARESGRPRPRPLGLGEGADSAPAPRDWTRAAPNLVLWPGRCARPAPARPHPGPQPCSELAWLPSPRPAEANPARAPLPAAVVPREGRGRHFRRWPRTRPVWCLPCCCFPSGPGRERAGLWLLVEGRLCSAGPPGVWTGRHRSLGGPW; encoded by the exons GTGGCCTGTGAGTACGGCATGGTACACGTGGTGTCCGAGACTGGGGGCTCCAAAGGCAAAGACTACTGCATCCTCTACAACCCGCAGTGGGCCCACCTGCCGCTCGACCTCAGCAAAGCA TCTCTTCTGCAGGTGCGGGACTGGACGACCTCCGTGCTCTGCTCTCCGGCCGACCTCCCTGCCAAAGGCTTCAGTAACCAGATCCCCCTGGTGGCGCGGGGGAACTGCACCTTCTACGAGAAAGTGCGGCTGGCCCAGGGCAGCGGGGCGCGCGGGCTGCTCATCATCAGCAAGGAGACGCTG gtCCCCCCAGGAGGCAACAAGACGCAGTACGACGAGATCGGCATTCCCGTGGCCCTGCTCAGCTACAAAGACATGCTGGACATTTTCGAG ACTTTCGGCCGGGTGGTACGGGCAGCACTGTACGCCCCCAAGGAGCCCATGCTGGACTATAACATggtcatcatcttcatcatggCTGTGGGCACCGTTGCCCTCGGGGGCTACTGGGCCGGGAGCCGGGACGTGAGGAA GAGGTACATGAAACACAAGCGGGACGACGGGCCCGAGAAGCACGAGGACGAGGCTGTGGACGTGACGCCCGTCATGATCTGCGTGTTTGTGGTCATGTGCTGCTCCATGCTGGTGCTGCTCTACCACTTCTACGACCAGCTCG TCTACGTCATCATCGGCATCTTCTGCCTGGCCTCCTCCACGGGCCTCTACAGCTGCCTGTCGCCGCTCCTCCAGAGGCTGCCGTTCTGCAGATGCAG GGTCCCTGACAACAGCCTGCCCTACTTCCACAAGCGCCCTCAGGTCCGCATGCTGCTCCTGGCGCTGCTGTGCGTGGCCGTCAGTGTGGTGTGGGGCGTCTTCCGGAACGAGGACCA GTGGGCTTGGATCCTTCAGGACGCGCTGGGCATTGCCTTCTGCCTCTACACCTTGAAAACCATCCGCCTCCCCACGTTCAAG GCCTGcacgctgctgctgctggtgctgTTCATCTACGACGTGTTCTTCGTGTTCATCACGCCCTTCCTGACCAAG AGTGGGAACAGCATCATGGTGGAGGTGGCAACCGGGCCGTCAGACTCGGCCACCCACGAGAAG ctccccatGGTGCTGAAGGTGCCCAGACTCAACGCCTCGCCGCTGGCCCTGTGTGACCGGcccttctccctcctgggcttcGGGGACATCCTGGTCCCAG GGCTGCTCGTGGCCTACTGCCACCGCTTCGACATCCAGGTGCAGTCCTCCAGGGTCTACTTCGTGGCCTGCACCATCG aaGGACCTACCTCAGTCGCCGTGGGCGCCAGCCTCTGCCGACGGCCCGCAGCCCCAGGCGGACTCCGACGCAgccccctcccagcagcctcccgGCCAAGAAGCGGCCCCGTCCCCTCCGCCCGCGGAGCAGCCCCCAGAGTCGTCCGCGCCCGAGGAGAGCGGGGCCGGCGCGCCCCCCCAGAAGCCCGAGAGTCCGGCAGGCCTCGCCCCCGGCCCCTCGGCCTAGGGGAGGGCGCAGACTCGGCCCCCGCGCCCAGGGACTGGACCCGCGCGGCCCCCaacttggtgctctggcctggccGATGCGCACGTCCTGCTCCAGCCCGGCCACACCCCGGACCCCAGCCCTGCTCCGAGCTCGCGTGGCTGCCAAGCCCCCGGCCGGCTGAGGCCAACCCCGCGCGCGCCCCGCTTCCTGCGGCGGTGGTGCCCCGGGAAGGGCGGGGCCGTCACTTCCGCCGTTGGCCGCGGACACGCCCAGTTTGGTGCTTGCCCTGCTGCTGCTTCCCTTCGGGTCCGGGCCGGGAGAGGGCGGGTCTCTGGCTCCTGGTGGAGGGGCGCCTTTGCTCAGCAGGGCCCCCAGGGGTTTGGACTGGACGCCACCGCAGCCTTGGGGGCCCGTGGTGA
- the SPPL2B gene encoding signal peptide peptidase-like 2B isoform X5 encodes MRPPQLGPGDRSPTSGRTGSVGGDPRYTWWVGMGDWPTGQVTVVTSGQAVPQPVQTPCVRLPLPVLPHVCGPRPPGAVPAGRASPSPFLSFKEVHETQAGRRAREARGRGCGRDARHDLRVCGHVLLHAGAALPLLRPARLRHHRHLLPGLLHGPLQLPVAAPPEAAVLQMQACTLLLLVLFIYDVFFVFITPFLTKSGNSIMVEVATGPSDSATHEKLPMVLKVPRLNASPLALCDRPFSLLGFGDILVPGLLVAYCHRFDIQVQSSRVYFVACTIEGPTSVAVGASLCRRPAAPGGLRRSPLPAASRPRSGPVPSARGAAPRVVRARGERGRRAPPEARESGRPRPRPLGLGEGADSAPAPRDWTRAAPNLVLWPGRCARPAPARPHPGPQPCSELAWLPSPRPAEANPARAPLPAAVVPREGRGRHFRRWPRTRPVWCLPCCCFPSGPGRERAGLWLLVEGRLCSAGPPGVWTGRHRSLGGPW; translated from the exons ATGCGGCCACcacagctgggccctggggaccGGAGCCCCACCTCCGGCAGGACTGGCTCCGTCGGGGGGGACCCCAGGTACACatggtgggtggggatgggggactgGCCGACGGGGCAGGTGACGGTGGTCACCTCCGGGCAAGCTGTCCCTCAGCCTGTCCAGACCCCTTGTGTCAGGCTGCCCCTGCCTGTCCTTCCTCATGTCTGTGGCCCTCGGCCCCCGGGAGCGGTGCCGGCCGGTAGGGCGTCCCCCAGCCCGTTCTTGTCTTTCAAGGAGGTACATGAAACACAAGCGGGACGACGGGCCCGAGAAGCACGAGGACGAGGCTGTGGACGTGACGCCCGTCATGATCTGCGTGTTTGTGGTCATGTGCTGCTCCATGCTGGTGCTGCTCTACCACTTCTACGACCAGCTCG TCTACGTCATCATCGGCATCTTCTGCCTGGCCTCCTCCACGGGCCTCTACAGCTGCCTGTCGCCGCTCCTCCAGAGGCTGCCGTTCTGCAGATGCAG GCCTGcacgctgctgctgctggtgctgTTCATCTACGACGTGTTCTTCGTGTTCATCACGCCCTTCCTGACCAAG AGTGGGAACAGCATCATGGTGGAGGTGGCAACCGGGCCGTCAGACTCGGCCACCCACGAGAAG ctccccatGGTGCTGAAGGTGCCCAGACTCAACGCCTCGCCGCTGGCCCTGTGTGACCGGcccttctccctcctgggcttcGGGGACATCCTGGTCCCAG GGCTGCTCGTGGCCTACTGCCACCGCTTCGACATCCAGGTGCAGTCCTCCAGGGTCTACTTCGTGGCCTGCACCATCG aaGGACCTACCTCAGTCGCCGTGGGCGCCAGCCTCTGCCGACGGCCCGCAGCCCCAGGCGGACTCCGACGCAgccccctcccagcagcctcccgGCCAAGAAGCGGCCCCGTCCCCTCCGCCCGCGGAGCAGCCCCCAGAGTCGTCCGCGCCCGAGGAGAGCGGGGCCGGCGCGCCCCCCCAGAAGCCCGAGAGTCCGGCAGGCCTCGCCCCCGGCCCCTCGGCCTAGGGGAGGGCGCAGACTCGGCCCCCGCGCCCAGGGACTGGACCCGCGCGGCCCCCaacttggtgctctggcctggccGATGCGCACGTCCTGCTCCAGCCCGGCCACACCCCGGACCCCAGCCCTGCTCCGAGCTCGCGTGGCTGCCAAGCCCCCGGCCGGCTGAGGCCAACCCCGCGCGCGCCCCGCTTCCTGCGGCGGTGGTGCCCCGGGAAGGGCGGGGCCGTCACTTCCGCCGTTGGCCGCGGACACGCCCAGTTTGGTGCTTGCCCTGCTGCTGCTTCCCTTCGGGTCCGGGCCGGGAGAGGGCGGGTCTCTGGCTCCTGGTGGAGGGGCGCCTTTGCTCAGCAGGGCCCCCAGGGGTTTGGACTGGACGCCACCGCAGCCTTGGGGGCCCGTGGTGA
- the SPPL2B gene encoding signal peptide peptidase-like 2B isoform X2, translating to MAAAAAAAAAALARLAAAFLLLAAQVACEYGMVHVVSETGGSKGKDYCILYNPQWAHLPLDLSKASLLQVRDWTTSVLCSPADLPAKGFSNQIPLVARGNCTFYEKVRLAQGSGARGLLIISKETLVPPGGNKTQYDEIGIPVALLSYKDMLDIFETFGRVVRAALYAPKEPMLDYNMVIIFIMAVGTVALGGYWAGSRDVRKRYMKHKRDDGPEKHEDEAVDVTPVMICVFVVMCCSMLVLLYHFYDQLVYVIIGIFCLASSTGLYSCLSPLLQRLPFCRCRVPDNSLPYFHKRPQVRMLLLALLCVAVSVVWGVFRNEDQWAWILQDALGIAFCLYTLKTIRLPTFKACTLLLLVLFIYDVFFVFITPFLTKSGNSIMVEVATGPSDSATHEKLPMVLKVPRLNASPLALCDRPFSLLGFGDILVPGLLVAYCHRFDIQVQSSRVYFVACTIAYGIGLLVTFMALALMQRGQPALLYLVPCTLVTSCALALWRRELGMFWTGSGFAKDLPQSPWAPASADGPQPQADSDAAPSQQPPGQEAAPSPPPAEQPPESSAPEESGAGAPPQKPESPAGLAPGPSA from the exons GTGGCCTGTGAGTACGGCATGGTACACGTGGTGTCCGAGACTGGGGGCTCCAAAGGCAAAGACTACTGCATCCTCTACAACCCGCAGTGGGCCCACCTGCCGCTCGACCTCAGCAAAGCA TCTCTTCTGCAGGTGCGGGACTGGACGACCTCCGTGCTCTGCTCTCCGGCCGACCTCCCTGCCAAAGGCTTCAGTAACCAGATCCCCCTGGTGGCGCGGGGGAACTGCACCTTCTACGAGAAAGTGCGGCTGGCCCAGGGCAGCGGGGCGCGCGGGCTGCTCATCATCAGCAAGGAGACGCTG gtCCCCCCAGGAGGCAACAAGACGCAGTACGACGAGATCGGCATTCCCGTGGCCCTGCTCAGCTACAAAGACATGCTGGACATTTTCGAG ACTTTCGGCCGGGTGGTACGGGCAGCACTGTACGCCCCCAAGGAGCCCATGCTGGACTATAACATggtcatcatcttcatcatggCTGTGGGCACCGTTGCCCTCGGGGGCTACTGGGCCGGGAGCCGGGACGTGAGGAA GAGGTACATGAAACACAAGCGGGACGACGGGCCCGAGAAGCACGAGGACGAGGCTGTGGACGTGACGCCCGTCATGATCTGCGTGTTTGTGGTCATGTGCTGCTCCATGCTGGTGCTGCTCTACCACTTCTACGACCAGCTCG TCTACGTCATCATCGGCATCTTCTGCCTGGCCTCCTCCACGGGCCTCTACAGCTGCCTGTCGCCGCTCCTCCAGAGGCTGCCGTTCTGCAGATGCAG GGTCCCTGACAACAGCCTGCCCTACTTCCACAAGCGCCCTCAGGTCCGCATGCTGCTCCTGGCGCTGCTGTGCGTGGCCGTCAGTGTGGTGTGGGGCGTCTTCCGGAACGAGGACCA GTGGGCTTGGATCCTTCAGGACGCGCTGGGCATTGCCTTCTGCCTCTACACCTTGAAAACCATCCGCCTCCCCACGTTCAAG GCCTGcacgctgctgctgctggtgctgTTCATCTACGACGTGTTCTTCGTGTTCATCACGCCCTTCCTGACCAAG AGTGGGAACAGCATCATGGTGGAGGTGGCAACCGGGCCGTCAGACTCGGCCACCCACGAGAAG ctccccatGGTGCTGAAGGTGCCCAGACTCAACGCCTCGCCGCTGGCCCTGTGTGACCGGcccttctccctcctgggcttcGGGGACATCCTGGTCCCAG GGCTGCTCGTGGCCTACTGCCACCGCTTCGACATCCAGGTGCAGTCCTCCAGGGTCTACTTCGTGGCCTGCACCATCG CCTACGGCATCGGTCTCCTGGTGACGTTCATGGCGCTGGCCCTCATGCAGCGCGGCCAGCCTGCCCTCCTCTACCTGGTGCCCTGCACGCTCGTCACCAGCTGCGCCCTGGCGCTCTGGCGCAGGGAGCTGGGCATGTTCTGGACAGGCAGCGGCTTTGCG aaGGACCTACCTCAGTCGCCGTGGGCGCCAGCCTCTGCCGACGGCCCGCAGCCCCAGGCGGACTCCGACGCAgccccctcccagcagcctcccgGCCAAGAAGCGGCCCCGTCCCCTCCGCCCGCGGAGCAGCCCCCAGAGTCGTCCGCGCCCGAGGAGAGCGGGGCCGGCGCGCCCCCCCAGAAGCCCGAGAGTCCGGCAGGCCTCGCCCCCGGCCCCTCGGCCTAG
- the SPPL2B gene encoding signal peptide peptidase-like 2B isoform X4 has product MAAAAAAAAAALARLAAAFLLLAAQVACEYGMVHVVSETGGSKGKDYCILYNPQWAHLPLDLSKASLLQVRDWTTSVLCSPADLPAKGFSNQIPLVARGNCTFYEKVRLAQGSGARGLLIISKETLVPPGGNKTQYDEIGIPVALLSYKDMLDIFETFGRVVRAALYAPKEPMLDYNMVIIFIMAVGTVALGGYWAGSRDVRKRYMKHKRDDGPEKHEDEAVDVTPVMICVFVVMCCSMLVLLYHFYDQLVYVIIGIFCLASSTGLYSCLSPLLQRLPFCRCRVPDNSLPYFHKRPQVRMLLLALLCVAVSVVWGVFRNEDQWAWILQDALGIAFCLYTLKTIRLPTFKACTLLLLVLFIYDVFFVFITPFLTKSGNSIMVEVATGPSDSATHEKLPMVLKVPRLNASPLALCDRPFSLLGFGDILVPGLLVAYCHRFDIQVQSSRVYFVACTIAYGIGLLVTFMALALMQRGQPALLYLVPCTLVTSCALALWRRELGMFWTGSGFAVNTSLL; this is encoded by the exons GTGGCCTGTGAGTACGGCATGGTACACGTGGTGTCCGAGACTGGGGGCTCCAAAGGCAAAGACTACTGCATCCTCTACAACCCGCAGTGGGCCCACCTGCCGCTCGACCTCAGCAAAGCA TCTCTTCTGCAGGTGCGGGACTGGACGACCTCCGTGCTCTGCTCTCCGGCCGACCTCCCTGCCAAAGGCTTCAGTAACCAGATCCCCCTGGTGGCGCGGGGGAACTGCACCTTCTACGAGAAAGTGCGGCTGGCCCAGGGCAGCGGGGCGCGCGGGCTGCTCATCATCAGCAAGGAGACGCTG gtCCCCCCAGGAGGCAACAAGACGCAGTACGACGAGATCGGCATTCCCGTGGCCCTGCTCAGCTACAAAGACATGCTGGACATTTTCGAG ACTTTCGGCCGGGTGGTACGGGCAGCACTGTACGCCCCCAAGGAGCCCATGCTGGACTATAACATggtcatcatcttcatcatggCTGTGGGCACCGTTGCCCTCGGGGGCTACTGGGCCGGGAGCCGGGACGTGAGGAA GAGGTACATGAAACACAAGCGGGACGACGGGCCCGAGAAGCACGAGGACGAGGCTGTGGACGTGACGCCCGTCATGATCTGCGTGTTTGTGGTCATGTGCTGCTCCATGCTGGTGCTGCTCTACCACTTCTACGACCAGCTCG TCTACGTCATCATCGGCATCTTCTGCCTGGCCTCCTCCACGGGCCTCTACAGCTGCCTGTCGCCGCTCCTCCAGAGGCTGCCGTTCTGCAGATGCAG GGTCCCTGACAACAGCCTGCCCTACTTCCACAAGCGCCCTCAGGTCCGCATGCTGCTCCTGGCGCTGCTGTGCGTGGCCGTCAGTGTGGTGTGGGGCGTCTTCCGGAACGAGGACCA GTGGGCTTGGATCCTTCAGGACGCGCTGGGCATTGCCTTCTGCCTCTACACCTTGAAAACCATCCGCCTCCCCACGTTCAAG GCCTGcacgctgctgctgctggtgctgTTCATCTACGACGTGTTCTTCGTGTTCATCACGCCCTTCCTGACCAAG AGTGGGAACAGCATCATGGTGGAGGTGGCAACCGGGCCGTCAGACTCGGCCACCCACGAGAAG ctccccatGGTGCTGAAGGTGCCCAGACTCAACGCCTCGCCGCTGGCCCTGTGTGACCGGcccttctccctcctgggcttcGGGGACATCCTGGTCCCAG GGCTGCTCGTGGCCTACTGCCACCGCTTCGACATCCAGGTGCAGTCCTCCAGGGTCTACTTCGTGGCCTGCACCATCG CCTACGGCATCGGTCTCCTGGTGACGTTCATGGCGCTGGCCCTCATGCAGCGCGGCCAGCCTGCCCTCCTCTACCTGGTGCCCTGCACGCTCGTCACCAGCTGCGCCCTGGCGCTCTGGCGCAGGGAGCTGGGCATGTTCTGGACAGGCAGCGGCTTTGCGGTGAATACCAGTTTGCTATGA